One Hydrogenophaga crassostreae genomic region harbors:
- a CDS encoding ExbD/TolR family protein: protein MSEINVTPLVDVMLVLLVIFIITAPLMTSQLDLELPKTPTPVAEKVQETDAFVAIAIDATGQVYWDDAAVDEAGLGARLAQTGKTNAATELRLRADTAVPYGQVVRLIAMAQAAGLSRIGFMADPATGEPQPLVPRKP from the coding sequence ATGAGCGAAATCAACGTGACACCGCTGGTCGATGTGATGCTGGTGTTGCTGGTGATATTCATCATCACTGCGCCGCTCATGACCAGTCAGCTGGACCTGGAGTTGCCAAAAACGCCAACGCCGGTGGCTGAAAAAGTGCAAGAGACCGATGCTTTTGTGGCCATTGCCATTGACGCCACGGGACAGGTGTATTGGGACGACGCAGCTGTTGATGAGGCTGGGCTGGGCGCGCGACTGGCCCAAACGGGCAAAACCAATGCCGCAACCGAGCTTCGTTTGCGCGCCGATACCGCTGTGCCTTACGGGCAGGTGGTGCGGCTGATTGCCATGGCGCAGGCTGCTGGTTTGTCTCGCATCGGGTTCATGGCCGATCCCGCGACAGGCGAGCCGCAGCCTTTGGTGCCCCGCAAGCCCTAA
- the leuS gene encoding leucine--tRNA ligase, with the protein MQSTYAHKDVERAAHAHWNATDAYRVTEDSGKKKFYACSMLPYPSGKLHMGHVRNYTINDMLTRYLRMNGHNVLMPMGWDAFGLPAENAALKNGVPPAKWTHENIAYMKKQMQAMGLAVDWSREIATCDPTYYKWNQWLFLQMLKMPVKGIDGHPLMDEQGEPVTVAYRKTQVVNWDPVDQTVLANEQVIDGKGWRTGAVVEKREIPGYYLNITSYAEELLEHVQLGNPKATLNGWPDKVRLMQENWIGKSEGVRFAFPHEIKDASGALIGDGKMYVFTTRADTIMGVTFCAVAPEHPLAMHAAASNPELVAFIEECKSGGTTEAELATQEKKGMKTGLTVTHPLTGAAVDVWVGNYVLMSYGDGAVMGVPAHDERDFSFALKYGIEIKQVVAVEGEAFSLTEWADWYGDKQRGACVNSGALNGLNTKAAVDKVAELMAAKDLGEKKTTFRLRDWGVSRQRYWGTPIPIIHCDEHGAVPVPEKDLPVVLPQDCIPDGSGNPLNKHEGFHAGVVCPVCGKAARRETDTMDTFVDSSWYFMRYCDPSNSEKMVADGADYWMRDQDAAIGGSGMDQYIGGVEHAILHLLYARFWTKVMRDLGLVKIDEPFTKLLTQGMVLNHIYSRRTDKGGKDYFWPADVEHVLDDAGKVVGAKLVKAVGDLPVGTAIDYEGVGTMSKSKNNGVDPQDLIERYGADTARLYTMFTAPPEATLEWNDAAVEGSYRFLRRVWGFGHKLSTQSGLGEAAASVSKQTLSKPAKALRLEIHTVLKQVDYDYQRMQYNTVVSGAMKMLNALEDFKPDGSAGDTAAVAECFGLLLRCIYPATPHLAHQLWRDLGYAPQWGDLLDAPWPQPDDAALKREELELVLQINGKLRGSITVPASADKAAIEAAALASEAFVKQADGAAPKKVIVVPGRLVNVVV; encoded by the coding sequence ATGCAATCCACTTACGCCCACAAGGATGTCGAGCGCGCCGCGCACGCCCACTGGAACGCCACCGACGCCTATCGCGTCACCGAAGATTCGGGCAAGAAGAAGTTCTACGCGTGCTCGATGCTGCCTTACCCCAGCGGCAAGCTGCACATGGGCCATGTGCGCAACTACACCATCAATGACATGCTCACGCGCTACTTGCGCATGAACGGCCACAACGTGTTGATGCCCATGGGCTGGGATGCGTTTGGCTTGCCAGCGGAAAACGCGGCGTTGAAAAATGGCGTGCCGCCTGCGAAGTGGACGCATGAAAACATCGCCTACATGAAGAAACAGATGCAGGCCATGGGGCTGGCTGTCGACTGGAGCCGCGAGATCGCCACCTGTGACCCCACGTACTACAAGTGGAACCAGTGGCTGTTCTTGCAGATGCTCAAGATGCCGGTCAAGGGGATAGACGGTCACCCACTGATGGACGAGCAAGGTGAACCAGTCACGGTTGCCTATCGCAAGACCCAGGTCGTGAACTGGGACCCGGTGGACCAGACGGTGCTGGCCAACGAGCAGGTGATCGACGGCAAAGGTTGGCGCACAGGCGCGGTGGTCGAGAAGCGCGAGATCCCGGGCTATTACCTGAACATCACGTCTTACGCGGAAGAGTTGCTCGAGCATGTGCAACTGGGCAACCCCAAAGCCACGCTCAATGGCTGGCCCGACAAGGTGCGTCTGATGCAGGAAAACTGGATTGGCAAGTCAGAAGGTGTGCGCTTCGCATTCCCGCACGAGATCAAGGACGCTTCCGGCGCTTTGATCGGCGACGGCAAGATGTACGTATTCACCACCCGAGCAGACACGATCATGGGCGTGACCTTCTGCGCCGTCGCGCCAGAGCACCCGCTGGCCATGCACGCGGCCGCCTCGAATCCCGAGCTGGTCGCCTTCATCGAAGAGTGCAAGAGTGGTGGTACCACCGAAGCCGAGCTGGCCACGCAGGAAAAGAAGGGCATGAAGACGGGTTTGACCGTGACCCACCCGCTCACCGGCGCCGCCGTGGACGTGTGGGTGGGCAACTACGTGTTGATGAGCTACGGCGATGGCGCGGTGATGGGTGTGCCGGCGCACGATGAGCGTGATTTTTCGTTCGCCTTGAAGTACGGGATCGAGATCAAGCAGGTGGTGGCGGTTGAAGGAGAGGCCTTCAGCCTCACCGAGTGGGCTGACTGGTATGGCGACAAGCAGCGCGGCGCTTGCGTGAATTCGGGGGCGTTGAACGGGTTGAACACCAAAGCTGCGGTCGACAAGGTTGCTGAGCTGATGGCAGCCAAAGATCTCGGTGAGAAAAAAACGACCTTCCGCCTGCGCGACTGGGGCGTGAGCCGCCAGCGTTACTGGGGCACACCGATCCCCATCATTCATTGCGATGAGCACGGCGCCGTGCCCGTGCCGGAAAAGGATCTGCCTGTGGTGCTGCCGCAGGACTGCATCCCTGACGGCTCAGGCAATCCGCTGAACAAGCATGAAGGATTCCATGCCGGCGTGGTGTGTCCGGTGTGCGGCAAAGCAGCGCGCCGTGAAACCGACACCATGGACACTTTCGTGGATTCGTCCTGGTACTTCATGCGCTATTGCGACCCCAGCAACAGCGAGAAAATGGTGGCCGATGGTGCGGACTACTGGATGCGCGATCAAGATGCCGCAATTGGCGGCAGCGGCATGGACCAGTACATCGGTGGCGTCGAACATGCCATCCTGCACCTGCTCTACGCCCGCTTCTGGACCAAGGTCATGCGCGATCTGGGGCTGGTGAAAATCGATGAACCCTTCACCAAGCTGCTCACTCAGGGCATGGTGCTGAACCACATTTATTCGCGCCGGACCGACAAAGGGGGCAAAGACTATTTCTGGCCAGCCGATGTGGAGCATGTGCTCGACGATGCGGGCAAGGTGGTCGGTGCGAAGTTGGTCAAAGCGGTGGGCGATCTGCCGGTCGGTACCGCCATCGATTACGAGGGCGTGGGCACCATGTCCAAGTCCAAGAACAATGGCGTTGATCCACAAGACCTGATCGAACGCTACGGGGCCGACACCGCGCGCCTGTACACCATGTTCACTGCGCCACCCGAAGCCACGCTGGAGTGGAACGACGCGGCGGTCGAGGGCAGTTACCGTTTCTTGCGCCGGGTCTGGGGCTTTGGCCACAAACTCTCGACCCAGAGCGGGTTGGGAGAAGCCGCCGCCAGCGTGTCAAAACAAACTTTGTCCAAGCCGGCCAAGGCTCTGCGACTGGAGATCCACACGGTGCTCAAGCAGGTGGACTACGACTACCAGCGCATGCAATACAACACGGTGGTGTCGGGTGCGATGAAAATGCTCAACGCCCTGGAAGATTTCAAGCCAGACGGATCCGCTGGCGATACCGCAGCCGTGGCGGAGTGCTTTGGCTTGCTGTTGCGGTGCATCTACCCCGCCACACCACACCTGGCTCACCAGCTCTGGCGCGATCTTGGCTATGCGCCGCAGTGGGGAGATCTTCTCGATGCGCCGTGGCCCCAGCCCGATGACGCGGCACTGAAGCGAGAAGAGCTTGAGCTGGTGTTACAAATCAATGGCAAATTGCGTGGCAGCATTACCGTGCCTGCCAGTGCCGACAAGGCTGCCATCGAGGCTGCAGCCCTGGCGAGTGAGGCATTTGTCAAGCAGGCTGACGGCGCCGCGCCCAAAAAGGTGATCGTTGTTCCGGGTCGTTTGGTCAACGTGGTGGTATAA
- a CDS encoding LPS-assembly lipoprotein LptE: protein MNAQSNSPIRQPLAAYSVRAASAIGRRTALRRVAGVGAMVALASALAGCGFAMRQAPNFGFTTVYVTQNVTSPVSKALQRELAASGIQVASMPPVAGKAGAVVLGVITDQRERAVVGQTTSGQVRELELRYRFRFSLSTPAGKWLIEDNEMLLERDISFSETDALAKSAEEQLMFKDMESDVVQQVMRRLASVTSL, encoded by the coding sequence ATGAACGCACAATCCAACTCCCCGATTCGCCAGCCTTTGGCTGCCTACAGTGTCCGAGCTGCGTCAGCCATCGGAAGGCGCACGGCATTGCGCCGCGTCGCCGGGGTGGGCGCCATGGTTGCGCTGGCCAGTGCCCTGGCCGGGTGTGGTTTTGCCATGCGGCAGGCGCCAAATTTCGGGTTCACCACGGTGTATGTGACCCAAAACGTCACCAGTCCGGTCTCCAAGGCCTTGCAGCGCGAATTGGCAGCCTCTGGCATCCAGGTGGCTTCTATGCCACCAGTCGCAGGGAAAGCTGGGGCGGTCGTGCTCGGCGTCATCACGGATCAGCGCGAACGGGCTGTCGTGGGTCAGACCACCAGCGGTCAAGTGCGTGAACTGGAGTTGCGCTACCGGTTTCGCTTCAGCTTGAGCACGCCAGCGGGCAAATGGTTGATTGAGGACAACGAAATGTTGCTTGAGCGCGATATCAGCTTCAGCGAAACCGACGCCTTGGCCAAGTCCGCCGAAGAGCAACTGATGTTCAAGGATATGGAAAGCGATGTGGTGCAGCAAGTTATGCGCCGCCTGGCTTCGGTCACGTCGCTCTGA
- the holA gene encoding DNA polymerase III subunit delta: MQVAAQQLGGQLQRGLRSLYTVHGDEPLLIQEAADSIRSAARAQGYTERTVHTVAGAHFDWSEVLASGGSLSLFADKQIVEIRIPTGKPGKDGAQILQQIAANAQDNDSVLTLVLLPRLDGQTTKGAWFGALEGFGVTVKVDPVERQALPQWIALRLQQQGQHVVSGEEGQRTLQFFADRVEGNLLAAYQEIQKLGLLFPAGELSFDQVEGAVLNVARYTPFKLAEAVLSGQVVRTQRMLDGLQAVGEPAVLVHWALSEDIRTLHRVRLAIDAGRPLPMALRENRVWGLKEKLMERVVPVLSSAVLGKWLDDAHTVDGIVKGLKAPGWPGDAWGALQQMAMRVALACGPR, encoded by the coding sequence ATGCAGGTAGCGGCTCAGCAGCTCGGCGGTCAGTTGCAACGCGGGCTGAGAAGCCTTTACACAGTGCATGGTGATGAACCGCTGCTGATTCAGGAGGCCGCGGATTCGATTCGCAGCGCGGCCAGAGCACAGGGCTACACCGAGCGCACGGTGCACACGGTGGCCGGGGCCCACTTTGACTGGAGCGAGGTGTTGGCCAGTGGTGGTTCACTGAGTTTGTTTGCCGACAAGCAAATCGTCGAGATCCGCATTCCGACCGGCAAGCCCGGCAAAGATGGCGCCCAAATCCTGCAGCAGATCGCCGCTAACGCACAAGACAACGACAGCGTGCTCACGCTGGTGCTCTTGCCGCGCCTTGATGGACAAACCACCAAAGGGGCCTGGTTCGGGGCCCTGGAAGGCTTTGGGGTCACGGTAAAGGTGGATCCTGTGGAGCGCCAGGCTTTGCCTCAATGGATTGCGTTGCGTTTGCAGCAGCAGGGCCAGCATGTGGTCAGCGGAGAAGAGGGCCAACGAACGCTGCAGTTTTTTGCCGACAGGGTCGAGGGCAACTTGCTGGCCGCATACCAGGAGATCCAGAAGCTGGGACTGCTCTTTCCTGCCGGAGAGCTGAGCTTTGATCAGGTTGAAGGTGCGGTGCTCAATGTGGCGCGGTACACGCCTTTCAAGCTGGCAGAGGCGGTGCTGTCTGGTCAGGTGGTGCGCACCCAGCGCATGCTCGATGGCTTGCAGGCAGTGGGAGAACCCGCTGTGCTGGTGCATTGGGCCTTGTCAGAGGATATTCGAACCTTGCACCGGGTGCGCCTCGCCATCGACGCCGGGCGGCCTTTGCCCATGGCCTTGCGCGAAAACCGTGTGTGGGGACTCAAAGAAAAACTGATGGAGCGCGTGGTGCCGGTGCTCAGCAGCGCCGTGCTGGGCAAATGGCTTGACGATGCCCACACGGTGGACGGCATCGTCAAGGGGCTGAAGGCACCAGGCTGGCCGGGCGATGCATGGGGCGCCTTGCAGCAGATGGCCATGCGCGTGGCGCTGGCCTGCGGCCCTCGCTGA
- a CDS encoding rhodanese-like domain-containing protein: MKNALDLVTAAKAQVTEIPVTEAEAAIRNADVLIDVREESEFGAGHLPGAIHASRGMLEFKLSGTPALAARDIKVVLYCKTSGRAALAAAAMKEMGYLNVTSIAGGFDAWVAAGKQIDKPQLPSFG; this comes from the coding sequence ATGAAAAACGCTCTCGATCTCGTCACCGCAGCCAAAGCCCAAGTGACTGAAATTCCCGTCACGGAAGCAGAAGCCGCCATCCGGAACGCCGATGTGCTCATCGATGTGCGCGAAGAGAGTGAATTTGGCGCCGGCCACCTGCCCGGCGCCATTCATGCCTCGCGTGGCATGCTCGAGTTCAAGCTCAGCGGTACGCCTGCGCTCGCCGCACGCGATATCAAAGTGGTGTTGTATTGCAAAACCAGTGGCCGTGCCGCGCTGGCTGCTGCGGCCATGAAAGAAATGGGCTACCTCAACGTGACCTCGATCGCTGGCGGCTTCGACGCCTGGGTGGCGGCGGGCAAACAGATCGACAAACCCCAGTTGCCCAGTTTCGGCTGA
- a CDS encoding MBL fold metallo-hydrolase, which translates to MTQTLLKTLIISGAALFSSWGHAADINFEPVAPGVFACIGDTGQRSDQNEGLNNNIGLVVTTDGALLIDSGASFQGARQIAAAARKVTSQPIKWVINTGGQDHRWLGNGYFIDQGAVVMAHEDAKADMQARGGLQLAALKPLLKEKLDGTQPTLPTQWFKRPDESLNLGGTKVEIKYRGGAHTPGDIVVWLPEQGVLFSGDVVYLDRLLGIFPFSHTGRWMDSLQAIRALKPARIVPGHGRVGDLSKMEADTERYLQALRTHMKIAVRDMANISEAVQSFDAKPFMHLLNAADLHPGNASRTYLELERE; encoded by the coding sequence ATGACCCAGACTCTTCTCAAAACCCTGATCATCTCTGGCGCAGCGCTGTTCTCCAGCTGGGGTCATGCAGCAGACATTAACTTTGAACCGGTGGCACCTGGCGTCTTTGCTTGTATCGGCGATACCGGCCAACGCAGCGACCAAAATGAAGGGCTCAACAACAACATCGGTTTGGTGGTCACCACAGACGGCGCGCTGTTGATCGACAGCGGCGCCAGCTTCCAGGGTGCACGCCAAATTGCTGCTGCCGCCAGGAAGGTGACCAGCCAGCCGATCAAGTGGGTCATCAACACCGGCGGCCAGGATCACCGGTGGCTGGGCAACGGTTACTTCATTGACCAGGGCGCGGTGGTGATGGCTCACGAGGACGCCAAAGCCGACATGCAAGCACGCGGTGGCCTGCAGTTGGCCGCGCTCAAGCCCCTGTTGAAAGAAAAGCTCGACGGCACCCAGCCAACGCTGCCCACCCAGTGGTTCAAAAGACCCGATGAATCCCTGAATCTGGGTGGAACGAAGGTGGAAATCAAGTACCGAGGCGGCGCACACACCCCAGGCGACATTGTCGTCTGGTTGCCCGAGCAAGGCGTGCTGTTCAGTGGCGATGTGGTCTACCTGGACCGCTTGCTGGGCATTTTTCCGTTCAGCCACACCGGTCGCTGGATGGACAGCCTGCAAGCCATTCGCGCGCTGAAGCCGGCCCGCATCGTGCCCGGCCATGGCCGCGTGGGCGATCTGTCCAAAATGGAAGCGGATACAGAGCGCTATTTGCAAGCCTTGCGCACCCATATGAAAATCGCGGTTCGGGACATGGCCAATATCAGCGAGGCGGTTCAATCGTTTGATGCAAAACCGTTTATGCATTTGCTCAACGCCGCCGATCTGCACCCGGGCAACGCCAGTCGAACCTATCTGGAGCTTGAGCGCGAATAA
- a CDS encoding phospholipase effector Tle1 domain-containing protein: MTEIVKRLSPAETAAMSLQADKIAATPSPHVDTMSGKQLVFVAHFDGTNNDKDNVKLSGSAQWTNVAQLSKQMEVESKRNENFSSNYYRGVGTDPGLEGTLEASIRPSGDMRETALLAYTDFQKQATDWLKQHPDANSTESLKVLATGFSRGAGTAAVFSQMLHERGLTDPATGMVIVPPGQLGLAGAMVFDPVTTGFDRNSAFSPESKSITVVQAKNEYRVPFKGVDHSGHPGASVVPVTGNHCDIGGGYDNGIAARVLESSTAWMKKSGLPIAEVPPERRFDGSAAVHHERDLPKTAEAAQASRSTWARAIFPIGSRLVEGAASVADYPVTHDPKNGLNQPRQLTQSASEETRLASGWRRFEAAEATVWRKDFPSPGGGMVKASLVEPYLKPGMNQRPLSMQLQSVRSDGSTTQHPAVKADGQDPGATMRTLDQRLGTGRRQAEGAQSPAPMQSSSASNQTLLHPALQSLQVQLTQRGYTPEQANKISAYAQSGLNPLDAAQLKQAALSNDGQSLALVFRDPPYKGIAIQDALTSQALQSPAANAPFMELATQQQSQHQQQVDAPVLAQARSR; the protein is encoded by the coding sequence ATGACCGAGATCGTCAAACGGCTGAGTCCGGCAGAGACGGCTGCCATGTCACTTCAGGCCGACAAGATTGCGGCCACGCCATCGCCCCATGTGGACACAATGAGTGGCAAACAACTCGTGTTCGTGGCGCATTTCGACGGCACCAACAACGACAAAGACAACGTCAAGCTCTCGGGCAGCGCCCAGTGGACCAACGTTGCTCAGCTTTCTAAGCAAATGGAGGTTGAGAGCAAGCGAAACGAGAATTTTTCCTCTAACTACTACAGAGGCGTCGGCACCGACCCAGGCCTTGAAGGCACGCTCGAAGCCTCGATTCGCCCCAGTGGTGACATGCGGGAAACCGCGCTGCTTGCCTACACCGACTTCCAAAAACAAGCCACCGACTGGCTGAAACAACACCCTGACGCCAACTCCACCGAATCCCTCAAAGTTTTGGCCACCGGCTTCAGCCGGGGCGCGGGCACCGCCGCCGTGTTCAGCCAGATGCTGCACGAGCGTGGCCTCACCGACCCGGCCACAGGCATGGTCATCGTTCCGCCGGGCCAGTTGGGCTTGGCTGGGGCCATGGTGTTTGACCCGGTGACCACCGGCTTTGACCGCAACTCGGCCTTTTCGCCCGAATCCAAAAGTATCACCGTGGTGCAGGCGAAGAACGAGTACCGCGTGCCGTTCAAAGGTGTGGACCACAGCGGCCACCCCGGGGCTAGTGTGGTTCCGGTCACTGGCAACCATTGCGACATTGGCGGCGGTTATGACAACGGCATCGCTGCGCGGGTGCTGGAATCGTCCACCGCCTGGATGAAAAAATCCGGCTTGCCTATTGCTGAAGTACCGCCCGAGCGGCGCTTTGACGGCAGCGCCGCGGTTCACCACGAGCGCGATCTGCCCAAAACCGCCGAGGCCGCGCAGGCCTCGCGCTCAACATGGGCGAGAGCCATTTTCCCGATCGGTAGCCGCTTGGTGGAAGGGGCCGCCAGCGTGGCTGATTACCCCGTCACCCACGATCCCAAAAACGGCCTGAACCAGCCGCGCCAGCTCACCCAGAGCGCAAGCGAAGAAACCCGGCTGGCCAGTGGCTGGAGGCGTTTCGAGGCCGCCGAGGCCACGGTGTGGCGCAAAGACTTCCCCAGCCCCGGGGGCGGCATGGTCAAAGCCAGCCTGGTGGAGCCCTACCTGAAGCCCGGCATGAACCAGCGGCCACTGTCCATGCAGCTACAAAGCGTGCGGTCCGATGGCAGCACCACGCAGCACCCGGCCGTCAAAGCCGATGGACAAGACCCGGGGGCCACCATGCGCACGCTGGACCAAAGGCTGGGCACTGGGCGCAGACAGGCGGAGGGCGCGCAGTCACCAGCACCGATGCAGTCATCATCGGCATCAAACCAAACACTCCTGCATCCCGCCCTGCAATCGCTGCAGGTTCAGCTCACACAGCGGGGCTACACGCCCGAGCAAGCCAACAAGATCAGCGCCTATGCCCAAAGTGGCCTCAACCCTTTGGACGCCGCGCAACTCAAGCAGGCCGCTTTGAGCAATGACGGCCAAAGCCTGGCGCTGGTGTTTCGCGACCCGCCGTACAAGGGCATAGCCATTCAAGACGCGCTGACCAGCCAAGCGCTGCAAAGCCCGGCGGCCAATGCCCCCTTCATGGAGCTGGCAACCCAGCAGCAATCTCAACATCAACAGCAGGTTGACGCGCCGGTGCTGGCGCAGGCGCGTTCGCGTTAG
- a CDS encoding glutamate-5-semialdehyde dehydrogenase — translation MNATNTTELMNTLGAQAKQASVQMAQASAATKAHALRSLATLLRASAEDLQIENAKDLERARAAGLAEPMVDRLKLTPKVIETCAEGCEQLAAMNDIIGEITGMRQMPSGIRVGQMRVPIGVFGMIYESRPNVTIEAASLSIKSGNAAILRGGSEAIDSNRALINLVHQALNSAGLPMEGVQLVPTTDRAAVGQLITMPQYVDVIIPRGGKGLIERISAEAKVPVIKHLDGNCHTYVDDPCDIAMAVKVSDNAKTHKYSPCNATESLLVARAVANDFLPQIGALFAGKGVEMRCCPEAKRILTGLTGAMLKDATEADWSEEYLAAVISIKVVDGLDEAIAHINRYSSHHTDAILTRDHMHAQRFLREVDSASVMVNASTRFADGFEYGLGAEIGISTDKFHARGPVGVEGLTSLKYVVLGEGEVRT, via the coding sequence ATGAATGCGACCAACACCACCGAATTGATGAACACCCTGGGCGCCCAGGCCAAGCAGGCTTCGGTCCAGATGGCGCAGGCCAGCGCCGCGACGAAAGCGCACGCGCTGCGTTCCCTGGCCACTTTGCTGCGCGCCAGTGCCGAAGACCTGCAGATAGAGAACGCCAAGGACCTGGAGCGCGCCCGCGCCGCCGGGCTGGCCGAACCCATGGTGGACCGTCTCAAGCTCACCCCCAAGGTGATTGAAACTTGCGCCGAAGGCTGCGAGCAGCTCGCGGCGATGAACGACATCATCGGCGAGATCACCGGCATGCGGCAGATGCCCAGCGGTATTCGCGTGGGCCAGATGCGGGTGCCCATCGGGGTGTTTGGCATGATTTACGAGAGCCGCCCGAATGTGACCATCGAAGCGGCCTCCCTGTCGATCAAGAGCGGCAACGCAGCGATTTTGCGTGGGGGCTCCGAGGCCATCGATTCCAATCGCGCCCTGATCAACCTGGTGCATCAGGCGCTCAACAGCGCCGGCTTGCCGATGGAGGGGGTGCAGTTGGTGCCGACCACCGACCGCGCTGCCGTGGGCCAGCTGATCACCATGCCGCAGTATGTGGATGTGATTATTCCGCGTGGTGGCAAGGGGTTGATTGAGCGCATCAGCGCCGAGGCCAAGGTGCCCGTCATCAAGCACCTGGATGGCAATTGCCACACCTATGTGGACGACCCTTGTGACATCGCGATGGCGGTCAAAGTGTCCGACAACGCCAAAACGCACAAATACAGCCCCTGCAACGCGACAGAGAGCTTGCTGGTGGCGCGCGCGGTGGCAAACGATTTTTTGCCCCAGATTGGAGCGTTGTTCGCGGGTAAAGGCGTGGAAATGCGCTGCTGTCCTGAAGCCAAGCGCATCTTGACGGGCCTGACCGGTGCGATGCTGAAAGATGCCACCGAGGCCGACTGGAGCGAGGAATACCTGGCTGCAGTGATCAGCATCAAGGTGGTCGACGGCTTGGACGAAGCCATTGCGCATATCAACCGCTACAGCAGCCACCACACCGACGCCATCCTCACCCGCGACCACATGCACGCCCAGCGATTCCTGCGTGAGGTTGATTCGGCGAGCGTCATGGTGAATGCGAGCACCCGCTTCGCGGATGGATTTGAATACGGCCTGGGTGCCGAAATTGGCATCTCAACCGACAAGTTCCACGCCCGTGGGCCGGTGGGCGTGGAAGGTCTTACTTCGCTTAAGTACGTGGTGCTGGGCGAGGGCGAAGTTCGCACCTGA
- the gshA gene encoding glutamate--cysteine ligase gives MVPHLVTALTGPINELEQRILESTPVIERWFRLEWMEHTPPFYSSVDVRNAGFKLAPVDTNLYPGGWNHLTPEMMPLAVQAAMAAIEKICPEAKNLLLIPENSTDTFYLSNLLQLQRIFYQAGLNVRLGSLSKDVTSSTTIDLPGGESVILEPLVRSKRRLGLKHFDPCTILLNNDLSAGVPGMLEDLHEQYLLPPLHAGWATRRKSNHFKAYEEVSKRFGKLLGMDHWLINPMFNQCGEVDFSQDSGLECLRSNTDALLGKVRRKYKEYGINEKPFVVIKADNGTDGMGVMTVRDVKELDALTPMVRERMAQAKAGKVVSEVIIQEGVLTNERINRAVAEPVVYMMDRYVVGGFYRVHAERGVDENLSGPGSSFVPLAFEQSSQMPQPGMKPGASVPNRFYMYGVIGRLAMLAASYELEATDPDAEQYD, from the coding sequence ATGGTTCCCCACCTTGTTACCGCCCTGACCGGCCCAATCAACGAGCTCGAACAGCGCATTCTTGAGTCCACGCCCGTGATCGAGCGCTGGTTCCGCCTGGAGTGGATGGAGCACACGCCACCGTTCTACTCTTCGGTGGACGTTCGCAACGCGGGTTTCAAGCTCGCGCCGGTGGATACCAACCTGTATCCCGGCGGGTGGAACCACCTGACGCCCGAGATGATGCCCCTGGCCGTGCAAGCGGCCATGGCGGCGATCGAGAAAATCTGCCCAGAGGCGAAAAACCTCCTGCTCATCCCCGAGAACAGCACCGACACGTTTTACCTGAGCAATTTGCTGCAGTTGCAGCGCATTTTTTACCAGGCCGGCCTCAACGTGCGTCTGGGATCGTTGTCCAAAGATGTCACAAGTTCCACCACCATCGATCTGCCGGGCGGCGAATCGGTGATCCTGGAGCCTTTGGTGCGCAGCAAGCGCCGCCTGGGCTTGAAGCACTTTGACCCCTGCACCATCTTGCTCAACAACGATCTGAGCGCGGGTGTGCCAGGCATGCTGGAGGACCTGCACGAGCAGTACCTCCTGCCCCCGCTGCACGCCGGCTGGGCCACGCGCCGCAAGAGCAACCACTTCAAGGCCTACGAAGAAGTGTCCAAGCGTTTTGGCAAGCTGCTGGGTATGGACCACTGGCTGATCAACCCCATGTTCAACCAGTGCGGCGAGGTGGACTTCAGCCAGGACAGCGGTCTGGAATGCCTGCGTTCCAACACCGACGCTTTGCTCGGCAAGGTTCGGCGCAAGTACAAGGAATACGGCATCAACGAAAAGCCGTTTGTGGTCATCAAGGCCGACAACGGCACCGATGGCATGGGTGTGATGACGGTGCGCGATGTCAAGGAACTTGATGCGCTCACCCCCATGGTGCGCGAGCGCATGGCCCAGGCGAAGGCGGGCAAGGTGGTGAGCGAGGTCATCATTCAGGAAGGGGTGTTGACCAATGAACGCATCAACCGCGCCGTGGCCGAACCTGTGGTCTACATGATGGACCGGTACGTGGTGGGTGGTTTTTACCGGGTGCACGCCGAGCGCGGTGTCGATGAAAACCTCAGTGGCCCCGGCTCCAGTTTTGTGCCACTGGCGTTTGAGCAGAGCTCGCAAATGCCCCAGCCGGGCATGAAGCCGGGGGCCAGCGTGCCCAACCGCTTCTACATGTACGGCGTGATCGGTCGCCTGGCCATGCTGGCCGCCAGCTACGAACTGGAAGCGACCGACCCGGACGCCGAACAATACGACTGA